Genomic DNA from Alphaproteobacteria bacterium PA2:
TGGTCTGGAAGGCGATTTCATCAATGACGCCGATGATCTGGCTGATCTGTTTGGACGAAGCCTCGATCTCGCCCATGGCCGCGATGGCCTGCCGCACAACGGCGCCGGACTTGTTGGCGCCCTCCTTGGTCTCTGCCACGAACTGGCGAGCCTCCTGGGCCACATTGGAGGTCTGGCTGACCGTCGCCGTCAGCTCCTCGAAGGCGGTGGAGGTCTGCCCCAGGGAGGCGGCCTGCTGTTCTGTGCGGCGGGCCAGTTCGTCGGCCGCTACGGCGATGTCGTGGGCGGCCCGATCCACGTTCCGGGTAGAGTCGCCGATAGTGGAAAGCAGGCTGTCGAGGGCTTCTACAGCCGCGTTGAAGTCACGGCGCAATTGTTCGAATTCGGACGGGAAGGATTCAACCAGACGTACGGTCAGCCGGCCTGCAGCGACCTCGGCCAGGCCCTGGGCCAGTTTCCTGACCACATCGGAGCGCAGACGATCAGCAGCCTCAAGGGATTCCTCGTGGATCTTCTGCTCAAAAGCCAGGGCCTCGAGAGCGTCGACCGCTGAATTGAAGTCCAGGCGCAGCTGTTCATATTCGCCGTGAAAGACCTCATCCAGCCGCGCGCCGACACCACCCTTGGAGAGGTTGGCCAGGCCGCGCGCCAGTTTGGCCACCACGGAGCGTCGGACCTCATCGGCCTCATGGGTCATGGCCTCATAGGCTTCCCGCTCCCGCGCCGCGGTCTCACGCAGTTCTTCCTGTTCGCGGCGTTGGGCCTGACGTTCAATGGCTCCCAGCCGGAATCCTTCCAGCGACTTGGCGATCTCGCCAACCTCATCGTGTCGGCCAAGATACGGGACCTTGATCTGGAAATTCCCGGCGGCCAGGTTTTCCGTATAGGCCGATATGCCCTGAATGGGCCTGATGACCCGCCTGAACAGCAGCCAGAGGGCGGCCATGGACACCAGGGTCATGGCCAACAGCATGGATCGCATCAATGTCCGGCTGGCGTTCAGCTCTGCCAGGGTCCCTGACTCAGCCCTGTCCCGAGCTGCAGAGATCAGGGGGACCAGCTCATCAATCGCCTTGCGGTGGGCCGAATAGGCGATCTCGATCTCATCTCCGGCGGCCAGCATGGCCTGGGTGTCACCGGCCCTGGCGGCTGGCAAAAGCTTGGACTCGGTTATCGACCAGAACTGCCTGGCGGCCTGATCAGAGGCGCCAAACATCACCCTGGAGAGATCCTCTGGGGGGTTCTGGGTCTTCCAGAAGGCGAGCCGCTGGTCATAGTCTTCATGCAGACGTTCAAGGTCGGCCTGCAGGTTGGCGACACGGGATGGTCGGGCCTGGACTTCCAGAACGGCGTTGTGGGCGTCCACCAGGTAGAGCGGCGGCGGCAGGACATCTGCCCGCAGGTCCTTCAGCGCTGATATCTCGCGATAGGCCGTCCCCCCGACCCGGGTCTGTTCCGTCGAGAAATAGAAGGTAATGGCCAGGATGAAGTTGCCGATGAACAGGAAAATCCCCAGGGACAGGGCGGCCTGGGAAAGGCGGACGTTCATGATCGAAGCCTCGGGCGACAGATAACCGGGAACTCAGACGCTGTTTCGGCCTAACGTCAGTTTAACGGGGCCAGCTTCATCGTCAGGCAAAGAAAAAGGCGGGGCCCGAAAGCGCCCGCCTGATCCTGTTACTGTCCTGGATCGTTCAGGTCAGGGACTAGAATTCTTCCCAGCCGTCCACGTCTTCCTTGAGGGCCAGGGCGCCCATGGTGCGGGGCGCTGCGGCGCGAGGCTCAGAACGGGCCTCATTATGGTGGGAAGCCTGGCCAGAGGGCTTGCGACTGACCGGGCCCATGCTGCTGGTGCGGAACCCGCCGATCTGGGCGGAGAGTTCGTTGGCATTGCTGCGCATGGTGTGGGCTGCAGCCGTGGTCTCTTCCACCATGGCGGCGTTCTGCTGGGTCATCTGGTCCATGTGATTGACCGCGATGTTCACCTCGCCAAGGGCTGAAGCCTGCTCCTGGGCCGAGCCGGCCATGTCGGTGATCAGGGAGTCGATCCGCGAGACCTGCTCAACGATCACGCTGAGCGCCTTGCCGGTTTCACTGACGTGGTTCACGCCGTTGCCGACGTGGCGTTCAGAAGCCTGGATCAGGCCCTTGATCTCCTTGGCGGCGTCGGCCGAGCGCTGGGCCAGGGCCCGGACTTCCGAGGCGACCACCGCGAAGCCGCGACCGGCGTCGCCGGCACGGGCGGCTTCAACACCGGCGTTGAGGGCCAGCAGGTTGGTCTGGAAGGCGATTTCGTCAATGACGCCGATGATCTGGGTGATCTGCTTGGACGAGGATTCGATCTCGCCCATGGCTTCCACGGCCTGGCTGACGACTTCGCCGGACTTGTGGGCGCCGGCCCGGGCTTCCGCCACGAACTGGCGGGCTTCCTGGGCGCCGGTGGCCGTCTGACGAACCGTCGCTGTCAGCTGGTCGAGGGCGGCGGCCGTCTCTTCCAGTGAGGCGGCCTGCTGCTCGGTGCGGCGGGCCAGGTCGTCTGCGGCGTGGGCGATTTCGGTCGCTCCGCTGTCAACGCCGGCGGTGGACATGCCGATATTGGCGATCAGATTGTCGAGGGCCTCGACAGCGTCGTTGAAGTCGGCGCGGAGCTGCTCGTACTCCTGCGGGAAGGATTCCTGCAGGCGGATCGTCAGGTGTCCGTTCGCGATCTGCGAGAGGCCGTCGGCCAGCTGGCGGACAACTTCGGTGCGGATCTGATCGGCCTGCTCCAGCTCACGCTCGTGGCGGCGGCGATCGGCCTCGGCCGATTCACGCAGGGCGTCCTGTTCCTTGCGCTGGTCCTGGCGTTCCACGGCGCTGACCCGGAAGACTTCCACCGAGCGGGCCATGTCGCCCACTTCGTCGTCGCGATCGAAGTAGGGAACCTTCTTGTTGTAGTCGCCGGAGGCCAGCTCGCCCATGTACTTGGAGATACCCTGGATCGGAACCACGATCCGGCCCTTCAGAACCTGCAGACCCAGATAGGCGATGACACTGATCAGCACGCCTGCGCCGATCAGCAGGATGCGGCTGTAAAGAACCGCCTGCTTCGATTCGGCCAGTTGCTCATCGACGTTTGCGGCCAGCAGGGGAACCATTTCATCCACCGCCTTGCGGTGGGCCAGGTAGGCGGCGTCGATTTCTGCACCAGCGGCGGCGATGGCTGCGGTATCGCCAGCCCGGGCTGCGGGAAGAAGCTTGGTTTCGACAGTGGTCCAGAATTTCTGGGCGGCGTCATTGGACGCCCCGAAGAGAAGGGTCGCAAT
This window encodes:
- a CDS encoding methyl-accepting chemotaxis protein, which gives rise to MSFRIAQATKWFGYFLVAAILILCAISYAAMDQVRIGSTSYQSISDSKDLVADILPPPLYLVEADLAAQLIVAHPEAELTEASAKLAQLHKDYETRLAFWKETKPPAEIATLLFGASNDAAQKFWTTVETKLLPAARAGDTAAIAAAGAEIDAAYLAHRKAVDEMVPLLAANVDEQLAESKQAVLYSRILLIGAGVLISVIAYLGLQVLKGRIVVPIQGISKYMGELASGDYNKKVPYFDRDDEVGDMARSVEVFRVSAVERQDQRKEQDALRESAEADRRRHERELEQADQIRTEVVRQLADGLSQIANGHLTIRLQESFPQEYEQLRADFNDAVEALDNLIANIGMSTAGVDSGATEIAHAADDLARRTEQQAASLEETAAALDQLTATVRQTATGAQEARQFVAEARAGAHKSGEVVSQAVEAMGEIESSSKQITQIIGVIDEIAFQTNLLALNAGVEAARAGDAGRGFAVVASEVRALAQRSADAAKEIKGLIQASERHVGNGVNHVSETGKALSVIVEQVSRIDSLITDMAGSAQEQASALGEVNIAVNHMDQMTQQNAAMVEETTAAAHTMRSNANELSAQIGGFRTSSMGPVSRKPSGQASHHNEARSEPRAAAPRTMGALALKEDVDGWEEF